From Butyricimonas paravirosa, one genomic window encodes:
- a CDS encoding RNA polymerase sigma factor, which yields MDESILIERLRRNDRKAYSDLFDGYFDKLFTFALNMVFREDVANDIVQEVFIAIYEKSVLKNYQGSLKAYLYTSVRNRCYNYLRDAKVEDRNMALYAEAAVYSDNVDMIDREEILEKIREVLDELPEKCREVCLLRFVHGYKYSEISEQLGMNENTVKVQLHRGLEKLKRCFSDYDFVLVLFMLTVCFENV from the coding sequence TTGGATGAATCAATATTAATAGAGAGATTACGACGGAATGATCGAAAAGCCTATTCAGATTTGTTTGACGGGTATTTCGATAAGTTGTTTACGTTTGCCCTGAATATGGTTTTTCGGGAAGACGTGGCCAATGATATTGTGCAGGAGGTCTTTATCGCGATCTATGAAAAATCGGTTCTGAAAAATTACCAAGGTTCCCTGAAAGCCTATCTTTACACGAGCGTGCGTAATCGTTGCTACAATTACCTGCGGGACGCGAAAGTCGAGGATCGTAACATGGCGTTATACGCCGAGGCGGCAGTCTATTCGGACAACGTGGACATGATCGATCGGGAGGAGATTCTGGAGAAAATCCGGGAGGTGCTGGACGAGTTACCGGAAAAATGTCGGGAAGTGTGCCTTCTTCGTTTCGTGCATGGGTACAAGTACAGCGAGATTTCCGAACAGTTGGGGATGAATGAGAATACCGTGAAGGTACAGTTGCATCGTGGGTTGGAAAAGTTGAAACGTTGTTTCTCGGATTATGATTTCGTGCTAGTGCTTTTCATGTTGACGGTTTGTTTTGAAAATGTATAG
- a CDS encoding FecR domain-containing protein — MKMDWRLIKRSFTSSLDEEDRLVLEAWLDESERHRQLYEEMKRFVARRENFQLDVEAKKQFKRDFETRVDEAYRRRGRRVWLKVVSYAAMLTLPIIAGMLLWTRQPVEDVVDYGIGPIEHGVRKATLVLNDGKVLALDTSRMTLKEIDGVTIHTNDQALVYVDSLDNKGVNLQNRLITPKGGEYTIMLADGTKVWVNAATEIRYPVKFAGKERRVRLEGEAYFEVTKDTTRSFIVEANGMEVKVYGTQFNVNTRRDDQIQTTLVEGSVSVKPKGLAEVMLKPNQQAVFNKLAGRVSVRDVDVMSYVAWQRGNYYFENKSIGEILDELSLWYDIQVFFVNNEVRNERFSGYLPRYEEINGLLSLIEKTSHVQFEIKGRVIIVRK, encoded by the coding sequence ATGAAAATGGATTGGAGGTTGATAAAACGGAGCTTTACTTCTTCACTGGATGAGGAGGATAGGCTGGTTTTGGAGGCTTGGCTGGATGAATCGGAAAGACATCGGCAGCTCTACGAGGAGATGAAACGTTTCGTGGCGAGGCGGGAGAATTTCCAGTTGGACGTGGAGGCAAAGAAGCAATTTAAACGGGATTTCGAGACGAGAGTTGACGAGGCCTACCGGAGACGGGGACGACGGGTGTGGTTGAAGGTGGTGAGTTACGCGGCGATGTTGACATTACCGATTATTGCGGGAATGTTGCTTTGGACAAGGCAGCCCGTGGAGGACGTTGTGGATTACGGTATCGGGCCTATCGAGCATGGCGTGAGAAAAGCGACGTTGGTGTTGAATGACGGGAAAGTCCTTGCTCTTGATACTTCCCGGATGACACTGAAAGAGATTGACGGGGTGACGATTCACACGAATGATCAAGCGTTGGTTTACGTGGATTCTTTGGATAATAAGGGTGTTAATTTACAGAATCGGTTGATTACTCCTAAAGGGGGAGAGTACACGATCATGCTGGCCGATGGGACGAAAGTGTGGGTGAATGCGGCGACGGAGATTCGTTACCCGGTGAAGTTTGCGGGTAAGGAGAGACGGGTACGGTTGGAAGGAGAGGCTTATTTCGAGGTGACGAAGGATACCACTAGGTCGTTTATCGTGGAGGCGAACGGGATGGAGGTGAAGGTGTACGGAACGCAGTTTAACGTGAACACTCGTCGGGATGACCAGATTCAAACGACATTGGTGGAAGGTTCCGTGTCGGTGAAACCGAAGGGATTGGCGGAAGTGATGTTGAAACCGAACCAGCAAGCGGTGTTTAACAAGCTCGCGGGGCGGGTGTCGGTCCGGGATGTTGACGTGATGTCTTACGTGGCGTGGCAGCGAGGAAATTATTATTTCGAGAACAAGAGTATAGGCGAGATACTGGATGAACTATCGTTGTGGTATGATATTCAGGTGTTCTTTGTGAATAACGAGGTAAGAAACGAACGGTTTAGCGGGTATTTGCCCCGTTACGAGGAAATCAATGGGTTGTTGTCTCTGATCGAGAAGACATCCCATGTGCAGTTCGAGATAAAAGGTAGAGTGATAATCGTGCGAAAATAA
- a CDS encoding SusC/RagA family TonB-linked outer membrane protein, with the protein MYEKKQSFYYFYGKKNLLKIMRLLFILMTMTSMTISASSFSQEQRVTLDVKNVGAMELFKQIQKETNLFFVYNDADLVSFNNISVSAKDEAVEILLKRTFSGLDFLFEGNVIIVKPSVAKDEKKEVKKFVIKGKVIDEKKQPLLGVTIRLDSTTVGCSTDAAGLFSLTLPVSKGKLIFSFVGFKQEVKTFKAGDELIVMLKEEVSDLDEVTVIAYGERNKKELISSVSSVKAKDLEEVPSSSLENLLQGHMAGVEVNNVSGAPGGGGSRVAIRGYNSLMVDGVSDNTPLYVVDGVPVNSFTSPLTGTNTLAEIDPMTIESVEVLKDAASAAIYGSRASNGVILITTKHGKAGQATFQANASYSWTWYPETPFQIQGNGERKWWLEAAKHVVVAYFDANNQAHVPNSPEEAMGTTGYYDFFWKNGISNAINAPMLNRALQDSLNPFYNNSTNWWKYAFHTGKTLNANLQASGGTERVKYMVGLGWYNEKGINVGSEFSRANLITNLNLIPRKNLTFDVRLALSYSDMSMASGGLGSHNIAQMTVSPKSTSTLLGAEGEVYDKIFQNLNDVSEKKYNFNIRSNIRLAYKILEGLDFSGSLGIDYSQSQANRFEPSAMDFNNGLSVSYGQMQGSVLLQTEELLHYNFSLKERHNFDWLFGFAYTREAKNSLVGSGKGAPSDYIHYVTSVMPTLKEINGVMKAMQAFNSDFEEKVMVSYFGRVAYNLDRKYLIEFTLRRDGSSVFGKDVRWATFPSVALGWNFSDEAFMKNFWWLSHGKIRGSWGTSGQTFKAPYLAQGVIGEGDSFLGVAGLVPSQMENRNLTWEKSDQYDLGLDVDLFDYRLKLKMDYYYKYTSSLLWQVDLPGTVYYHKYLWDNALEISNEGIELEAQLDILRETAVKWRMRFNASRNRNRLEKTNTGMDVSQKLVIGRSANELCVYRNLGMAQSESDVPVYYDSKGNPKFLGCGGMAQPTRLGMNVIDDLNGDGIISDDDRYFAGSTLPIAYGGIAHEIKWKSFDLNLLFNYSLGRKMINIFRKGALNFKANKLEAVFEDYRNVTFWEKSGDSADYPALFSVYSDNYGQYDGLIDSNIEKVNFLRLKQLTLGYNLPAALAKRIHLQGLRVFFTGENLFLWSNYSGLDPENVDVLDGLDRMDNYPSARKVTLGLTLKF; encoded by the coding sequence ATGTATGAAAAAAAACAAAGTTTTTACTATTTCTATGGTAAAAAGAATTTATTGAAAATCATGAGGTTGTTATTTATTTTGATGACGATGACCAGCATGACGATTTCAGCCAGTAGTTTCTCGCAAGAACAGCGGGTGACGTTGGACGTGAAAAATGTTGGTGCGATGGAATTGTTTAAACAAATTCAGAAGGAGACGAATTTGTTTTTCGTGTACAATGATGCCGATTTGGTCTCGTTTAACAACATTTCCGTGTCCGCCAAGGATGAGGCCGTGGAAATTTTATTGAAACGTACTTTTTCGGGTTTGGATTTTTTGTTTGAGGGGAATGTTATTATTGTAAAACCCTCTGTCGCTAAGGATGAAAAGAAGGAGGTAAAGAAATTTGTTATCAAGGGAAAGGTGATCGACGAAAAGAAACAACCGCTCCTCGGGGTGACCATTCGTTTGGATAGTACCACGGTGGGATGTTCCACGGATGCAGCCGGGTTGTTTTCCTTGACGTTACCTGTTTCGAAAGGTAAGTTGATATTCTCTTTCGTGGGTTTCAAACAAGAAGTGAAAACGTTTAAGGCCGGCGATGAGCTGATCGTGATGCTGAAGGAGGAGGTCTCTGACTTGGATGAAGTTACTGTGATCGCTTATGGAGAACGTAATAAAAAGGAATTGATCAGTTCCGTGTCATCCGTGAAGGCAAAAGATTTGGAGGAAGTTCCTTCTTCCAGTTTGGAAAACCTACTGCAAGGTCACATGGCCGGAGTCGAGGTGAATAACGTGTCCGGTGCTCCCGGTGGTGGCGGTAGTCGAGTTGCAATTCGCGGTTACAATAGTTTAATGGTAGATGGTGTCAGTGATAATACTCCGTTGTACGTGGTGGATGGGGTGCCGGTTAATTCGTTTACCTCACCCTTGACAGGTACCAATACGTTGGCGGAAATTGACCCGATGACGATTGAGTCGGTGGAGGTATTGAAGGATGCGGCGTCGGCAGCAATATACGGTTCACGTGCTAGCAACGGGGTGATTTTGATTACCACGAAACATGGTAAGGCCGGGCAGGCTACTTTCCAGGCAAATGCTTCCTATTCGTGGACGTGGTACCCGGAAACTCCTTTCCAAATTCAAGGAAACGGGGAGCGGAAATGGTGGTTGGAGGCGGCCAAACACGTGGTGGTGGCTTATTTTGATGCCAATAATCAAGCACATGTTCCTAATTCTCCGGAAGAGGCTATGGGAACGACAGGGTATTATGATTTTTTCTGGAAAAATGGTATTTCAAATGCGATTAATGCTCCTATGTTAAACAGGGCGTTACAAGATAGTTTGAACCCGTTTTATAATAATTCCACGAATTGGTGGAAATATGCTTTCCATACGGGGAAAACATTGAATGCGAACCTTCAGGCTTCCGGGGGAACGGAACGGGTGAAATACATGGTCGGACTTGGTTGGTACAACGAGAAAGGTATCAACGTGGGTTCTGAGTTTTCTCGTGCGAATTTGATTACCAATTTGAATTTGATCCCGCGGAAGAATCTTACTTTTGACGTTCGTCTGGCTCTCTCTTATTCAGATATGAGTATGGCTTCCGGGGGATTAGGAAGCCACAATATTGCTCAAATGACCGTGAGTCCTAAAAGTACCTCAACTTTGCTGGGTGCTGAAGGGGAGGTTTATGATAAAATATTTCAGAACTTGAATGATGTTTCGGAAAAGAAGTATAATTTTAATATCCGTTCAAATATTCGTTTGGCTTATAAAATTCTTGAGGGGTTGGATTTTTCGGGTTCGTTAGGAATCGATTATTCCCAGTCTCAGGCAAATCGTTTTGAACCCAGTGCGATGGATTTTAATAATGGGTTGAGCGTTTCGTACGGGCAGATGCAAGGGAGCGTGCTACTTCAAACAGAGGAGTTGCTGCATTATAATTTTAGTTTGAAGGAGCGTCATAATTTTGATTGGTTGTTCGGTTTTGCTTACACACGTGAAGCGAAGAATAGTCTAGTTGGTTCCGGAAAGGGAGCTCCTAGTGACTACATTCATTACGTGACTTCGGTGATGCCTACCCTGAAAGAGATCAATGGGGTGATGAAGGCGATGCAGGCTTTTAATTCAGATTTTGAGGAGAAAGTGATGGTCAGTTATTTTGGTCGAGTGGCCTATAACTTGGATCGAAAATATTTGATAGAATTTACTTTACGTCGGGATGGTTCTTCGGTTTTCGGTAAAGATGTACGTTGGGCAACCTTCCCTTCCGTTGCTTTGGGATGGAATTTCTCGGATGAGGCTTTCATGAAGAATTTCTGGTGGTTGAGTCACGGTAAGATTCGGGGTTCTTGGGGTACTTCCGGACAGACTTTCAAAGCTCCTTATTTGGCGCAAGGAGTCATCGGTGAAGGGGATTCTTTCTTGGGTGTTGCCGGATTGGTCCCTTCTCAAATGGAGAATCGGAACTTGACTTGGGAAAAATCCGACCAATATGATCTTGGTTTGGATGTTGACTTGTTCGATTACCGGTTGAAATTGAAGATGGATTACTATTATAAATACACGAGTTCTTTGTTGTGGCAGGTTGATCTGCCCGGAACGGTTTATTATCACAAATATTTGTGGGATAATGCACTGGAGATTTCTAACGAGGGAATCGAGTTGGAGGCACAACTCGACATCTTGCGCGAGACGGCCGTGAAATGGCGGATGCGTTTTAACGCTTCTCGGAACAGGAATCGTTTGGAAAAGACAAATACGGGAATGGACGTTAGCCAGAAACTCGTGATTGGACGTTCGGCCAACGAGTTATGTGTGTATAGAAATCTAGGGATGGCTCAAAGCGAGTCTGATGTCCCGGTTTATTATGATTCAAAAGGGAACCCGAAATTCTTAGGTTGCGGAGGTATGGCGCAGCCTACTCGGTTAGGGATGAACGTGATTGATGACTTGAATGGGGATGGAATTATTTCTGACGATGATAGATATTTTGCCGGTTCAACCTTGCCTATAGCCTATGGAGGTATCGCCCATGAAATCAAGTGGAAAAGTTTTGATTTGAACCTGTTGTTTAATTATTCTTTAGGCCGAAAGATGATCAATATCTTTAGAAAAGGGGCATTGAATTTTAAGGCAAATAAATTGGAGGCTGTTTTTGAGGATTACCGGAATGTTACTTTCTGGGAAAAATCGGGTGATAGTGCGGATTATCCGGCATTATTCTCGGTTTATAGTGATAATTACGGGCAATACGATGGTTTGATTGATTCCAATATTGAGAAAGTGAATTTTCTGCGTTTGAAACAGTTGACTTTGGGATATAATCTTCCGGCGGCCTTGGCGAAAAGAATTCATTTGCAGGGATTGCGTGTTTTCTTCACGGGAGAGAACCTGTTCTTGTGGAGCAATTATTCCGGCTTGGATCCGGAGAACGTGGATGTGTTGGACGGTTTGGATCGAATGGACAATTACCCGAGCGCAAGGAAGGTGACATTAGGTTTAACGCTTAAATTTTAG
- a CDS encoding fasciclin domain-containing protein — protein sequence MKQIVLLGLLVSSFVGCTKYNAVDTGLAQKKFPGNMYEYLHSDSYNWDSLLMFIDYLGLEEYFTGKKAGYEEITFFGPTNHSIRRKIYDKFTWSPTWQKVYVYHSVKEFIEGEGEEYCRQLILSHIVKGKYEVKDIPRGTDDDEESGVVFTSASGTKFRVYSFQEPYEKTPKAGPVVLYVRGGKSMNNKIDVASTDIEPTNGIVHSLAYAFTLGQF from the coding sequence ATGAAACAAATAGTACTATTAGGATTACTCGTATCGTCATTTGTTGGTTGTACGAAATATAATGCAGTCGATACAGGATTGGCTCAGAAAAAATTCCCGGGGAATATGTACGAGTATTTACATTCGGATTCTTACAATTGGGATTCCCTTTTAATGTTTATCGATTACTTGGGGTTAGAGGAGTATTTCACGGGGAAGAAAGCGGGATATGAAGAGATCACCTTTTTCGGACCGACCAATCACTCGATTCGTCGGAAAATATACGATAAATTCACGTGGAGTCCTACTTGGCAGAAGGTTTATGTGTATCATAGCGTGAAAGAGTTTATTGAGGGTGAAGGAGAGGAGTATTGCCGTCAGTTGATATTGAGTCATATCGTGAAAGGTAAGTATGAGGTGAAAGATATTCCAAGAGGCACAGATGATGATGAAGAATCTGGAGTGGTATTTACATCAGCCAGCGGGACGAAGTTTCGGGTATATTCTTTTCAGGAACCTTATGAGAAGACTCCGAAGGCAGGACCGGTCGTTCTGTATGTAAGAGGTGGAAAGTCCATGAATAATAAAATTGACGTGGCTTCAACGGATATAGAGCCGACAAACGGTATCGTGCATTCCTTGGCGTATGCGTTTACTTTGGGACAGTTTTAA
- a CDS encoding thioredoxin family protein — MRKYVMMICFTLFMGWSISGQGQGIKFFEGTFDEALAKAKQEKKLVFVDFYATWCGPCKQMAEKIFTDEEVGKYMNEHFVCMQIDVEKVGWQKETAEKFSVTVLPTLIFFKGDASVVSRLAGARDNADFLNSAKVATGEQLSFEKLYDRAKSKKDLADMQLVLKQAPEYVGGFQGMEAQKWIVRIEKMYNEYAKAKMGPEFINKEDFQIVSKFNKKNVKDDAVMEFMVKNLETYMNKLGEAPGILLVEYNNNIIGELARAGKDEYKKYLERINGELEAAYAIMPTGALTPYEKFKYYYDGMYLLSYKKDVASYVELMNKYLAALGDQVGANDYGEIAQNMYVMSKGKLNNEQLGQVKDWLVKAMQYEGTSLIDRINFVTMLGDTYKALKEFDKAKEAYNQGYMEALQIENKMRVAQIQMIIKRKLQALELAK; from the coding sequence ATGAGAAAGTATGTGATGATGATATGCTTCACCCTGTTTATGGGGTGGAGTATATCTGGCCAAGGCCAAGGAATTAAGTTTTTTGAAGGAACTTTTGATGAAGCATTAGCAAAAGCCAAACAGGAGAAGAAATTGGTGTTCGTGGATTTCTACGCCACGTGGTGCGGGCCATGTAAACAGATGGCAGAAAAGATTTTCACGGATGAGGAAGTGGGAAAATACATGAACGAGCATTTTGTCTGTATGCAGATTGACGTGGAGAAAGTGGGGTGGCAAAAGGAAACGGCTGAGAAGTTTAGCGTGACGGTTCTGCCGACCTTGATCTTTTTCAAAGGGGATGCCAGCGTGGTATCTCGTTTGGCCGGGGCTAGGGATAATGCTGACTTTTTGAATTCTGCAAAGGTGGCTACCGGGGAACAATTGAGCTTCGAGAAATTGTATGACCGGGCTAAATCCAAGAAAGATTTGGCCGATATGCAATTGGTGTTAAAACAGGCACCTGAGTACGTGGGTGGTTTCCAAGGGATGGAAGCCCAAAAGTGGATCGTTCGAATTGAAAAGATGTACAACGAGTACGCAAAAGCCAAGATGGGGCCGGAGTTTATTAATAAAGAGGATTTCCAGATTGTAAGTAAGTTTAACAAGAAGAATGTGAAGGATGATGCGGTGATGGAATTCATGGTGAAGAATTTGGAAACTTACATGAACAAGTTGGGCGAGGCTCCCGGGATTTTGTTGGTGGAGTACAATAATAATATTATTGGAGAATTGGCAAGAGCCGGTAAGGACGAGTATAAAAAATACTTGGAAAGAATTAACGGGGAACTGGAGGCTGCTTATGCCATCATGCCCACGGGCGCATTGACTCCTTACGAGAAGTTCAAATATTATTATGACGGAATGTATTTGTTGTCTTACAAGAAAGATGTGGCATCCTACGTGGAATTGATGAATAAGTATCTTGCCGCTTTGGGAGATCAGGTAGGGGCGAATGATTACGGAGAGATTGCCCAGAATATGTACGTCATGAGTAAGGGAAAATTGAATAATGAGCAGTTGGGACAGGTAAAGGATTGGCTGGTGAAAGCGATGCAATACGAGGGAACGAGTTTGATTGACCGGATTAATTTCGTGACGATGTTGGGTGATACTTACAAGGCGTTGAAAGAGTTTGATAAAGCGAAAGAGGCTTATAACCAAGGATACATGGAGGCATTGCAGATTGAGAACAAGATGCGGGTGGCCCAAATCCAGATGATTATCAAGCGGAAGTTGCAGGCGCTGGAATTAGCAAAATAA
- a CDS encoding RagB/SusD family nutrient uptake outer membrane protein has translation MKKILYILLIGLFASCDNLLDVEPETEVSFDNFYKTEQDLEITLYQMQSYVWRVGGAGGQAGMGDIMETTSSLLQAWDPVKVVGSNGTGSADWTERYWGIYLANVLLDNMHNAKGNVTPERLDFYRAQAYFAKALTYFYLSREYGEVPITRNSSSSEAYGKKPVLEVLDTVIANATRAFKMLPVQEAVVDRLGAVINSKQFGSKGNACALLAHAYAWKGSMIDLLELEGDSKDCYNKSIEYAGYLINGEAGSYTLVRDPEKLSQLFSDNEANNPESIFEYTLDMQDEYIFSVYLFGKRYIGYPLRLDYSASDHKYLKDEKIAYSTIKSLYDESDLRPQAYFYRYAYYSTDTVELMFTEDKYTEEQRLHKRDSVRKAVNEITGGYAFPYRWRTGVYEANAYNPNQLELKAMKSNYSYWRLSEIYLLRAECYAKVGEEGLAKADLNEIRSHNHAKAYPNSSGDEKGLKYAIFHERERELLMEGHRFYDVVRNGMEYINTYLQPTTFKSMTLEDVKMGAIFYPIHDSAFKNNSVLRQNTYWAQYIN, from the coding sequence ATGAAAAAAATACTCTATATTTTACTGATCGGGTTGTTTGCTTCTTGTGACAACCTGTTGGATGTAGAGCCGGAAACGGAAGTTTCGTTTGATAATTTTTACAAGACGGAACAGGATCTGGAAATAACTCTATATCAAATGCAAAGTTACGTGTGGCGTGTCGGAGGGGCCGGGGGACAAGCCGGTATGGGGGACATTATGGAAACGACATCCTCTTTACTGCAAGCATGGGACCCAGTAAAAGTGGTCGGAAGTAATGGAACCGGCTCCGCCGATTGGACAGAACGCTACTGGGGAATATACTTGGCCAACGTGCTACTGGATAATATGCATAATGCCAAGGGGAATGTTACCCCGGAACGGTTGGATTTTTACCGGGCTCAGGCTTATTTCGCAAAGGCGTTGACTTATTTTTACTTGAGTCGTGAATATGGCGAGGTGCCGATTACTAGGAATAGTTCTTCATCAGAAGCTTACGGGAAGAAGCCGGTGTTGGAGGTTTTGGATACGGTGATCGCTAATGCCACGAGGGCTTTTAAAATGTTGCCGGTTCAAGAAGCTGTGGTGGATCGACTGGGTGCTGTGATTAATTCCAAACAATTTGGTAGCAAAGGAAATGCTTGTGCCCTGCTTGCTCATGCTTATGCGTGGAAAGGGAGTATGATCGATCTTCTCGAGCTTGAAGGCGATTCAAAGGATTGTTATAATAAATCCATCGAGTATGCCGGGTACCTGATAAATGGAGAGGCCGGAAGTTACACGCTGGTGCGTGATCCGGAGAAGTTAAGTCAGCTTTTCTCTGATAACGAGGCGAATAACCCGGAGTCGATCTTTGAATATACCTTGGATATGCAGGACGAGTATATCTTCTCGGTTTATTTGTTCGGGAAGAGATATATCGGTTATCCTTTGCGTTTGGACTATTCTGCGAGTGATCATAAATATCTGAAGGATGAGAAGATTGCTTATTCAACAATAAAATCATTGTACGATGAATCGGATTTACGTCCTCAAGCTTATTTTTATCGATATGCTTATTATAGTACGGACACGGTAGAGCTGATGTTCACGGAAGATAAATATACCGAGGAGCAAAGGCTGCATAAGCGTGATAGTGTCCGGAAGGCAGTCAACGAGATCACGGGGGGATACGCTTTCCCGTATAGATGGCGGACAGGGGTATATGAAGCAAATGCTTATAACCCGAATCAATTGGAATTAAAAGCGATGAAGTCCAATTATTCTTATTGGCGTTTATCCGAAATCTACCTGTTACGTGCCGAGTGTTACGCTAAAGTGGGTGAGGAAGGTTTGGCAAAAGCTGATTTGAACGAGATTAGAAGTCATAATCATGCGAAGGCTTACCCGAACAGTAGCGGGGACGAGAAGGGGTTGAAGTATGCTATTTTCCACGAGCGCGAACGTGAATTGCTGATGGAAGGACATCGGTTCTATGATGTCGTACGAAACGGGATGGAATATATCAACACGTATTTGCAGCCGACAACTTTCAAATCGATGACGTTGGAAGACGTGAAAATGGGAGCTATTTTTTACCCGATCCATGATTCCGCGTTTAAGAATAATAGTGTGTTAAGACAAAATACATATTGGGCACAATATATAAATTAG
- a CDS encoding aspartate:alanine exchanger family transporter, translated as MESLLQSSYFALFLIVALGFILGRINFKGISLDVSAVIFIALLFGHFGVIIPKELGNFGLVLFIFTIGMQAGPGFFTSFKAKGKVLAIITLLIVATAALTGIASKYLFDIDTPSVVGLIAGALTSTPGLAAAIDATGSSSSSIAYGIAYPFGVIGVILFVKLLPKILRVDIRAEEKRLEALQQQQYPEIKTAVFRVSNPNAFDKSLADLQIRTMTGAVISRLVHDNLTEIPTPLSVLREGDLIKAVGSPNALRQLEILVGEKMNQDLPLGDSIDMQYVLLTNKEVAGKSLGSLSLHQNYHCTVTRVRRSGIDVAPSPDLVLRFGDKLTVIARKESMKDVLNLLGNDKKRLSDTDFFPIAMGIVLGVLFGKVNISFSDSFTFSPGLTGGILIVALVLGYLGKTGPIVWSMSGPANQLLRQLGLLLFLAEVGTSAGVNLVQTFMDSGLTLFGVGFAITLLPMIVALLVGYYGFRINILDLMGTITGGMTSTPGLAAADSMTDSNIPSVAYATVYPIAMVFLIICIQLLSMLI; from the coding sequence ATGGAATCATTATTACAATCTTCTTATTTCGCGTTGTTTTTAATTGTTGCTCTAGGTTTTATACTGGGACGAATTAATTTTAAAGGAATATCGCTGGACGTGTCAGCGGTCATTTTTATCGCCTTGCTTTTCGGTCATTTCGGGGTAATTATCCCGAAAGAACTGGGAAATTTCGGGCTGGTACTATTTATTTTCACGATCGGAATGCAGGCCGGACCGGGATTTTTTACCTCGTTTAAAGCGAAAGGGAAAGTGCTGGCAATTATCACGTTATTGATCGTGGCCACGGCAGCACTGACCGGAATCGCCTCTAAATATTTGTTTGACATTGATACGCCGAGTGTCGTGGGATTGATCGCGGGAGCGTTGACGAGTACACCGGGTTTGGCTGCCGCTATTGATGCCACGGGTTCCTCGTCCTCTTCCATTGCTTACGGGATTGCCTATCCTTTTGGGGTGATCGGGGTGATTCTGTTCGTGAAACTTTTACCTAAAATATTACGCGTGGACATCCGTGCGGAAGAGAAACGACTGGAAGCCTTGCAGCAACAACAATACCCGGAGATCAAAACGGCTGTTTTCCGGGTGAGTAATCCAAACGCTTTTGACAAGAGCTTGGCGGATCTGCAAATCCGGACCATGACCGGGGCCGTGATTTCCCGTTTGGTTCACGATAACCTGACCGAGATCCCGACTCCTCTATCCGTGTTGCGGGAGGGAGATTTGATCAAGGCGGTAGGCTCCCCGAATGCGTTGCGGCAGTTAGAAATCCTGGTCGGGGAAAAGATGAATCAGGATTTGCCATTGGGGGATAGCATTGATATGCAGTACGTGCTGTTGACGAATAAAGAGGTGGCCGGGAAGAGCTTGGGTAGTTTGAGCCTGCATCAGAATTATCACTGCACGGTGACCCGCGTGCGTCGTTCCGGTATTGATGTGGCTCCGAGTCCCGATTTGGTTCTGCGTTTTGGTGATAAGTTGACGGTAATAGCCCGGAAGGAGAGCATGAAGGACGTGTTGAATCTTTTGGGGAATGACAAGAAACGTTTGTCGGACACCGATTTTTTCCCGATAGCAATGGGTATCGTGTTGGGCGTGCTTTTCGGAAAAGTGAATATCTCTTTTTCCGATAGTTTCACCTTTTCTCCGGGATTGACGGGAGGAATTCTGATCGTGGCCTTGGTTTTGGGTTATCTTGGTAAGACTGGACCTATCGTGTGGTCTATGTCCGGCCCGGCCAATCAATTGCTACGTCAATTAGGATTGTTACTATTTTTGGCGGAAGTCGGGACCTCGGCAGGCGTAAATCTGGTACAAACTTTCATGGATAGCGGGTTAACCCTGTTCGGGGTGGGTTTTGCTATTACCTTATTGCCGATGATCGTGGCATTGTTGGTGGGGTACTATGGTTTCCGGATCAATATTTTGGATCTGATGGGAACGATCACGGGAGGAATGACGAGTACACCGGGATTGGCAGCCGCTGACTCCATGACTGATAGTAACATCCCGAGCGTGGCCTATGCAACGGTTTATCCGATAGCGATGGTGTTTCTAATTATCTGTATTCAACTATTAAGTATGTTAATTTGA